From Pontibacter actiniarum, a single genomic window includes:
- a CDS encoding four helix bundle protein, translating into MGEEKENVVCDKSYAFALRIVKLYKFLTEEQKEFVLAKQLLRSGTSIGANVEEAIAASSKADFVHKLNIAAKEARETSYWLRLLKDSQYLPEKAFDSIHEDCMQVRKIISKILITMKANS; encoded by the coding sequence GTGGGGGAGGAGAAGGAGAATGTTGTTTGCGATAAGAGTTATGCCTTCGCGCTCCGGATTGTAAAGCTTTATAAGTTTCTAACAGAAGAGCAGAAGGAGTTTGTACTGGCAAAGCAATTGTTGCGAAGCGGTACTTCTATCGGTGCAAATGTAGAGGAAGCCATCGCTGCAAGTTCTAAAGCTGATTTCGTTCATAAACTAAATATTGCCGCAAAAGAGGCAAGGGAAACATCGTACTGGCTGCGCCTGCTAAAGGACAGCCAGTACCTTCCTGAAAAGGCGTTCGATTCTATACATGAGGATTGCATGCAGGTGCGAAAGATCATCAGCAAGATTCTGATCACCATGAAGGCGAACTCCTGA
- the odhB gene encoding 2-oxoglutarate dehydrogenase complex dihydrolipoyllysine-residue succinyltransferase: MSLEVKVPAVGESITEVTIAQWLKKDGDRVEMDEVIAELESDKATFELPAEAAGILRIVAQEGDTVDVGAIICKIEENGAAAAAPSAPAAEASQPAAQEAAPAATGGAGETVEMKVPTVGESITEVTIASWLKSSGDHVEMDEVIAELESDKATFELPAEAAGTLEIVAQEGDTVEIGGLLCRIVSGAGAVKANAQATAKQAAADQQAATARPAAASSGAQTYASGTPSPAAGKILSEKGINPADVQGTGRDGRITKEDAQNAQKSAAKPAAAPAPKQEATASNDAPAAAGDRNQRREKMSSLRKTVARRLVQVKNETAMLTTFNEVDMKPIMDIRAKYKDKFKEVHEVGLGFMSFFTKACTVALKEWPAVNAQIDGNDMVFNDFVDVSIAVSSPKGLVVPVIRNAEQLTLDGIEKEVIRLAKKARDGKLSIEEMTGGTFTITNGGVFGSMMSTPIINAPQSAILGMHNIVQRPVAVNGQVEIRPMMYLALSYDHRIIDGRESVSFLVRVKELLEDPMRLLLGV; the protein is encoded by the coding sequence ATGAGCTTAGAAGTTAAAGTGCCTGCCGTAGGTGAGTCGATCACCGAGGTAACCATAGCCCAGTGGCTAAAGAAAGATGGCGACCGTGTGGAAATGGATGAGGTGATTGCTGAGCTGGAATCTGATAAAGCCACGTTCGAATTGCCAGCCGAAGCCGCAGGCATTTTACGCATTGTAGCACAGGAAGGCGACACGGTAGACGTGGGCGCTATTATCTGCAAAATAGAGGAGAACGGCGCTGCCGCCGCTGCTCCGTCTGCTCCGGCAGCCGAGGCTTCTCAGCCAGCCGCTCAGGAGGCCGCACCCGCTGCAACAGGCGGTGCCGGCGAAACGGTAGAAATGAAAGTACCTACTGTAGGCGAGTCCATCACGGAGGTGACCATCGCCAGCTGGCTGAAAAGCAGCGGCGATCATGTGGAGATGGACGAGGTAATTGCAGAGCTGGAGTCCGACAAGGCTACGTTCGAGCTGCCAGCTGAGGCTGCCGGTACACTGGAGATCGTGGCCCAGGAAGGCGACACCGTGGAGATCGGTGGGCTGCTGTGCCGCATCGTGTCTGGTGCTGGCGCCGTGAAGGCAAACGCACAGGCTACGGCCAAGCAGGCTGCCGCTGATCAGCAGGCAGCAACGGCCCGTCCGGCCGCCGCAAGCTCAGGAGCGCAGACCTACGCTTCAGGCACACCGTCGCCGGCTGCCGGTAAGATCCTTTCTGAGAAGGGCATCAACCCTGCCGATGTGCAGGGCACTGGCCGTGATGGTCGCATCACCAAAGAGGATGCGCAAAACGCGCAGAAGTCTGCTGCCAAGCCAGCCGCCGCTCCTGCTCCTAAGCAAGAGGCCACTGCCTCTAACGACGCGCCGGCTGCTGCAGGTGACCGTAACCAGCGCCGCGAGAAAATGAGCTCACTGCGTAAAACAGTGGCGCGCCGCCTGGTGCAGGTGAAAAACGAAACGGCCATGCTGACTACCTTCAACGAGGTAGACATGAAGCCGATCATGGACATCCGCGCCAAGTATAAAGACAAGTTTAAAGAGGTGCACGAAGTGGGCCTGGGCTTTATGTCGTTCTTTACGAAGGCCTGTACGGTTGCCCTGAAGGAGTGGCCGGCGGTAAATGCGCAGATCGATGGCAATGACATGGTCTTTAATGACTTTGTGGACGTGTCTATCGCTGTTTCTTCTCCGAAAGGTCTGGTGGTGCCGGTTATCCGTAACGCGGAGCAACTGACGCTGGACGGCATCGAGAAAGAAGTTATCCGCCTGGCGAAGAAAGCCCGCGACGGTAAACTCTCCATCGAGGAGATGACGGGTGGTACCTTCACGATCACGAACGGTGGTGTGTTCGGTTCCATGATGTCTACACCGATCATCAACGCGCCGCAGTCGGCTATACTTGGTATGCACAACATCGTGCAGCGCCCGGTAGCTGTTAACGGACAAGTGGAGATCCGCCCAATGATGTACCTGGCCCTGTCTTACGACCACCGCATCATCGACGGCCGTGAGTCGGTTAGCTTCCTGGTTCGCGTGAAGGAGCTGCTGGAAGACCCGATGCGCCTACTATTAGGCGTTTAA